In the genome of Chryseobacterium arthrosphaerae, one region contains:
- a CDS encoding gluzincin family metallopeptidase has product MKKISICLILFWGVTQVSAQKDSIYIEAKLSSDKKNLEVKQEIVYYNHSDKDLHTVKLLNWVSAYNRRGTSLVYRKLEDRNNDLHFAKADQLGKLLELDIKNSENETIPIAALSDENLFLPLKEALKPGESITLQIHYRMQLPDTKFTGYGTSGQAAVLKYFFIVPDHFDPDNISKRNYHDIEESVNFNTFWTVNFDIPVNSFVEGNLPQVQMNSFKGYLDSDPEFLISLSQYPSIKNNIDGSDIEVKFGYNLKPEEKQNLEFYLPLHLKFLKEKLGSLPESIFISDKFRAKEDFFGNNDITFWKFRFPLFTDAEKTDLDYFGIITKKILDESVIADKEKDHWFKNGLKSYLEIQYLKKFYQDTKLLGMLPETKIFGIKPLKLFHASKVKLLDRYGLAYQYIMLQNLDQKIDEHFPVLSNFNDMAISSFETGSLFNYSAEKMGEGPFNDIVKNYVTKNSGKRITPEEFLADLSAKNKSASYLSDFFKQKNRVDFKLRNIRKEDDSLQIKIAKNTSASIPVKLETETKEGEKKVYWIDTEENQRITNVSLPASDNIYKVTLNSGYIFPESNYRDNFLYAKGLFSNAKKIKLKLIKDIPNPEYNEIYISPRVRFNNTYDKFLLGVNLKNQSFFDQKFLYSVTPTYSTGTGKLTGSGAVSYSIMPAESIIRSLTFGVSGAYFHYDYGLAYRKGSIASTLNFRKNPRSTVSRSIGASYNYFERDLSPKMIANNDYSKYNLWSLGYGYSDSQMIHEKSLSLSTQGMEDFNKITAEGFYRWEFAPKQKLSLRLFAGYFLRNNTRNDLFDYGISRVSNYSFSYTLLGESASSGLLSQQFILADGGFKSFLPGTVNQWITSVNVDSSIWKIFHVYADAGVYKNKDLPAKFIWDSGIKVRIIPDFLEVYFPVQSSLGFEPSFKDYAKRIRYTLVLNLGSIINAARRGWY; this is encoded by the coding sequence TTGAAAAAGATCAGCATTTGCCTTATTTTGTTTTGGGGAGTTACACAGGTTTCTGCTCAGAAAGACAGTATTTACATTGAAGCGAAACTGTCTTCTGATAAAAAGAACCTTGAAGTAAAACAGGAGATTGTGTATTACAATCATTCTGATAAAGACCTTCATACTGTAAAACTCCTGAATTGGGTTTCCGCTTACAACAGGCGGGGAACTTCTTTAGTCTACAGAAAGCTGGAAGACCGGAATAATGATCTGCATTTTGCGAAAGCTGATCAGTTGGGAAAACTCCTTGAACTGGATATTAAAAATTCAGAAAACGAGACGATTCCCATTGCAGCACTTTCGGACGAGAATCTATTTCTGCCTTTAAAAGAAGCTTTAAAACCCGGAGAAAGCATCACCTTACAGATCCACTACCGGATGCAGCTTCCCGATACCAAATTTACGGGATACGGAACTTCAGGCCAGGCTGCTGTACTAAAATATTTCTTTATTGTTCCGGATCATTTTGATCCGGACAATATTTCCAAAAGAAACTATCATGATATCGAAGAGTCTGTAAATTTTAATACTTTCTGGACAGTCAATTTTGATATTCCTGTCAATAGTTTTGTTGAGGGAAACCTTCCGCAGGTTCAGATGAATTCCTTCAAAGGCTATCTGGATTCCGATCCTGAGTTTTTGATTTCTTTAAGCCAGTATCCTTCCATAAAAAATAATATCGACGGATCAGATATTGAAGTAAAATTCGGTTATAATCTGAAGCCCGAAGAAAAGCAAAACCTTGAGTTTTATCTGCCTCTTCATTTAAAATTCCTCAAAGAAAAACTTGGATCACTCCCTGAAAGTATTTTTATTTCTGATAAATTCAGGGCGAAGGAAGATTTTTTCGGAAACAATGATATTACTTTCTGGAAATTCAGGTTCCCATTGTTTACTGACGCTGAAAAGACAGACCTTGATTATTTCGGAATCATAACCAAAAAAATTCTTGATGAAAGTGTTATTGCTGACAAAGAGAAAGACCACTGGTTTAAAAACGGTTTAAAATCATATCTTGAAATTCAGTACCTGAAAAAATTCTATCAGGACACAAAGCTTTTAGGAATGTTGCCGGAAACAAAAATATTCGGAATCAAACCTTTAAAACTGTTTCATGCCTCCAAAGTAAAGCTTCTGGACCGCTATGGACTGGCCTATCAGTATATCATGCTGCAAAACCTTGATCAGAAGATTGATGAACATTTCCCGGTTTTGAGTAATTTTAATGATATGGCCATCAGCAGCTTTGAAACTGGAAGCCTTTTTAATTATTCTGCCGAGAAAATGGGTGAAGGCCCTTTCAATGATATTGTAAAAAACTATGTTACAAAAAATTCAGGGAAAAGAATTACCCCTGAAGAATTCCTGGCTGATCTTTCTGCTAAAAATAAATCGGCAAGCTATCTGTCCGATTTCTTCAAACAGAAAAACCGGGTTGATTTCAAATTAAGAAACATCAGAAAGGAAGACGATTCCCTACAGATAAAAATTGCTAAAAATACAAGCGCATCTATTCCTGTAAAACTGGAAACAGAAACCAAAGAAGGTGAAAAAAAAGTGTATTGGATAGATACGGAAGAAAATCAGCGTATCACCAATGTATCACTTCCGGCTTCCGACAATATTTATAAAGTCACCTTAAATAGCGGCTATATCTTTCCTGAATCAAACTACAGGGATAACTTCCTGTATGCAAAAGGGTTATTTTCCAATGCAAAAAAGATCAAACTTAAATTAATAAAAGATATTCCGAATCCTGAATACAATGAAATTTATATCAGTCCAAGGGTTCGTTTCAATAATACTTATGACAAATTCCTTCTTGGGGTTAATTTAAAAAATCAGTCTTTCTTTGATCAGAAATTCCTGTATTCAGTGACTCCCACTTACAGTACCGGAACCGGAAAACTGACAGGTTCCGGAGCTGTATCCTACTCTATTATGCCGGCTGAAAGTATCATCCGGAGTCTTACTTTTGGAGTTTCAGGAGCTTATTTTCATTATGATTACGGCCTGGCCTACAGAAAGGGATCCATAGCTTCTACGCTTAACTTCAGAAAGAATCCCCGAAGTACGGTAAGCAGAAGTATAGGGGCTTCCTATAATTATTTTGAAAGGGATTTGAGTCCTAAAATGATTGCCAACAACGATTATAGTAAATATAATCTCTGGAGCCTGGGATATGGATACAGTGACAGCCAGATGATCCACGAAAAAAGCCTGAGCCTGAGCACCCAGGGGATGGAAGATTTTAATAAAATAACTGCTGAAGGTTTCTACAGATGGGAATTTGCTCCTAAGCAAAAACTCAGCTTACGTTTATTTGCTGGATATTTTTTAAGAAACAACACCAGAAATGACTTGTTCGACTATGGTATTTCAAGGGTTTCCAATTATTCTTTCTCTTATACGCTTCTGGGAGAAAGTGCCAGCAGCGGTTTACTTTCACAGCAGTTTATTCTGGCTGACGGAGGTTTCAAATCATTCCTTCCGGGAACAGTGAACCAATGGATCACTTCAGTGAATGTAGATTCCAGCATCTGGAAAATATTTCATGTGTATGCTGATGCGGGAGTTTATAAAAATAAAGACCTTCCTGCAAAATTTATATGGGACAGTGGTATTAAGGTGAGGATCATCCCGGATTTCCTGGAAGTCTATTTCCCGGTACAGTCTTCTCTTGGCTTCGAGCCTTCCTTTAAAGATTATGCAAAACGTATCAGGTATACATTAGTACTTAATCTCGGATCTATTATTAATGCAGCGAGAAGAGGATGGTATTAA
- a CDS encoding T9SS type A sorting domain-containing protein produces the protein MKKIFTLVGLVFITAFASAQIVISEFYGGGDNPDPASKYNYIILKNIGTNLVSLTGASIQYAPAVGAFTQYHTLPDLTLGPEQTYLIQEAAIEGGVGNLPAPDFIATTITNFDGSINTSSGIKMSGVSGKIALAGNIVQVTGPNSPNVLDFVGYGVNADQYKGDQPLPSPKITTIVRKDANADTITDLLFEGTVKTGFVQNPFIKDGRILFGTEVRDVKVYDTYRQVVKKSPTKLASSLDIVELPKGTYVVTGTINNVPISQKIIKD, from the coding sequence ATGAAAAAAATCTTTACTCTTGTTGGTTTAGTATTCATTACAGCATTTGCGAGTGCTCAAATTGTGATCAGTGAATTTTATGGAGGTGGAGACAATCCGGATCCTGCATCAAAATATAATTATATTATACTCAAAAATATAGGAACCAATCTGGTTTCCTTGACCGGAGCAAGCATACAATATGCTCCGGCTGTAGGCGCTTTTACCCAGTATCATACCTTACCGGATCTTACTCTGGGTCCTGAACAGACTTATCTGATCCAGGAGGCTGCTATTGAAGGAGGTGTCGGAAATCTGCCGGCGCCGGATTTTATTGCTACAACTATTACCAATTTTGACGGAAGTATCAATACATCTTCAGGTATAAAGATGTCAGGAGTATCCGGTAAAATTGCTTTGGCGGGAAATATTGTGCAGGTTACCGGACCAAATTCACCCAATGTCCTGGACTTTGTAGGATATGGAGTGAATGCCGACCAATATAAAGGTGATCAACCTCTGCCATCCCCTAAAATAACAACCATTGTAAGAAAAGATGCGAATGCAGACACGATAACTGATCTTCTGTTTGAGGGAACTGTGAAAACAGGTTTCGTACAGAATCCTTTTATAAAAGACGGTAGGATTCTTTTCGGGACGGAAGTCCGGGATGTAAAAGTGTATGATACTTACAGGCAGGTAGTAAAAAAGTCGCCTACAAAGCTGGCTTCAAGCCTCGATATTGTGGAACTTCCTAAAGGAACTTATGTTGTGACAGGAACGATTAATAATGTTCCGATCTCACAGAAAATTATAAAAGATTAA
- a CDS encoding LIC_10190 family membrane protein, translating to MILILLSSVFIISVLMGWGKIMENISGSLSGGISGKILSGILSISLLWTVIAFFAPLNIYIETPTVLLGLFCFFKYKLYQDLYRFSKKDCLLVSVISFIILLAGSFHPYILDHFGYYVPTIKWLTEYGIVKGISNLDLTLGQMSLWHIFQSGFSNFSDPFLRINTVLLIFYALYSIERKHWIHLCFLPVLLLFSQSPSPDLPVIIFSLVILNEAIAGNRNTTFLFAFSIFVFAIKPTMIWLPVFIFLYSIFILRSNFRQLLLGISVLIIFFIKNIWTFGYPVFPVAIADPDVFWKPNPEVLKISSQYAVMKTYDMQYTYEEIQRFSTADYIKNWLTLPGIKSKINILFIAGLALFSVFTWIKKRKLITFICISLLIKSILVLMFSAQYRFFIDVFFVIFFVMFYRYFDKKKSIAVCSGLGLLIISILSFPGIIQTYIPSFRVGGFMAGLKKEQLYRPSAYEYRKFNSFRIGNLEFNVSENYPYNFETPLPAISTGYIFDDMNAGIFPQLIDKKDISKGFIWQRMTSDQKKEGEKVIYIIKNTDK from the coding sequence ATGATACTGATTCTTCTTTCCTCCGTTTTCATTATTTCGGTCTTAATGGGCTGGGGAAAGATCATGGAAAACATTTCAGGAAGTTTGTCCGGCGGAATTTCCGGAAAAATCCTTTCCGGAATACTGAGCATCAGCCTTCTATGGACAGTGATTGCATTCTTTGCACCCTTGAATATTTATATTGAAACCCCTACGGTATTGCTGGGTCTGTTCTGTTTTTTTAAATATAAACTCTACCAGGATCTGTACAGGTTTTCAAAAAAAGACTGTTTGCTGGTAAGTGTTATTTCCTTTATCATTTTACTGGCGGGATCTTTTCATCCTTATATATTAGATCATTTCGGGTATTATGTGCCCACAATTAAATGGCTTACAGAATATGGAATAGTCAAAGGGATCTCCAATCTGGATCTTACACTGGGACAGATGTCTCTCTGGCATATTTTTCAGTCCGGCTTTTCGAATTTTTCTGATCCTTTTTTAAGAATCAATACTGTTTTACTGATTTTCTATGCTCTTTACAGTATTGAAAGAAAACATTGGATACATCTGTGTTTTTTGCCGGTTCTGCTATTATTCTCACAATCTCCGAGCCCCGATCTCCCGGTCATTATTTTTTCTTTAGTTATTTTAAATGAAGCTATAGCCGGAAATAGAAACACCACTTTCCTCTTTGCATTTTCCATCTTTGTTTTTGCTATAAAACCTACCATGATCTGGCTTCCGGTGTTTATTTTTTTGTACAGTATTTTTATTCTTAGATCAAATTTCCGGCAACTGCTTTTGGGAATATCGGTTCTTATTATATTCTTCATTAAAAATATATGGACATTCGGGTATCCTGTTTTCCCTGTAGCGATTGCAGATCCGGATGTTTTCTGGAAGCCCAATCCTGAAGTATTGAAAATTTCGTCACAATATGCCGTCATGAAAACCTATGATATGCAATATACATATGAAGAAATTCAAAGGTTTTCAACGGCTGATTATATTAAAAACTGGCTTACATTACCAGGCATCAAATCAAAGATCAATATTCTTTTTATCGCCGGCCTTGCTTTGTTTTCAGTATTCACCTGGATCAAAAAAAGAAAACTTATCACTTTCATCTGCATTTCGCTTTTGATAAAAAGTATACTGGTCCTGATGTTTTCAGCACAGTACAGATTTTTCATAGATGTTTTTTTCGTCATTTTCTTTGTGATGTTTTACAGGTACTTTGATAAAAAAAAATCAATAGCAGTATGCTCCGGTCTCGGATTACTCATCATTTCAATATTATCTTTTCCGGGCATTATCCAAACATATATTCCCAGCTTCAGAGTGGGTGGCTTCATGGCTGGTTTAAAAAAAGAACAGCTCTACCGGCCGTCAGCGTATGAATACAGAAAGTTCAATTCATTCAGAATCGGAAACCTCGAATTCAACGTATCTGAAAACTACCCTTATAACTTTGAAACTCCGTTACCCGCAATTTCCACCGGCTATATTTTTGATGATATGAATGCAGGAATTTTCCCTCAGCTTATTGATAAAAAGGATATCAGCAAAGGATTTATCTGGCAGAGAATGACTTCAGACCAAAAAAAGGAAGGCGAAAAAGTGATCTATATTATCAAAAACACTGATAAATAG
- a CDS encoding YkvA family protein, with protein sequence MKYSKLNLAKEAISHKGFVKKIPDIFRMVKMWRKGIYPMKSIDIILPLLGILYVISPIDLLPEFAIPVLGVMDDLAVLSLTIPKLIKEVDKFLLWEAEQKYKGTQVIDAEIVK encoded by the coding sequence ATGAAATATTCAAAATTAAATCTTGCAAAAGAAGCTATCAGTCACAAGGGCTTTGTAAAAAAGATCCCTGATATTTTCAGAATGGTCAAAATGTGGAGAAAAGGCATCTACCCTATGAAATCCATAGACATTATTCTTCCTTTACTGGGAATCCTGTATGTCATCTCTCCTATCGACCTGCTTCCTGAATTTGCCATACCGGTACTTGGGGTAATGGATGATCTGGCAGTATTGTCACTGACGATCCCAAAACTTATCAAAGAGGTAGACAAGTTTTTGCTTTGGGAAGCTGAACAAAAATATAAGGGAACCCAAGTCATTGATGCTGAAATCGTAAAATAA
- a CDS encoding RDD family protein produces MRKYLVVVDRNRAPKGTRFANFIIDRFIITLIFFAAGFISSLLYEWADIDIFVNMIRKLSQVNRITDILITSVVYFIFTFFIEYLTKGRTVGKYITGTKVIRIDGTEPTMKDYFIRNISRIVPFDALSFLGENGWHDSWSETRVVNLKKYIAETQAKSEIDNIGAKEIA; encoded by the coding sequence ATGAGAAAATATTTAGTAGTTGTGGATCGAAACAGAGCCCCAAAGGGAACAAGATTCGCTAATTTTATTATTGATAGATTTATTATTACGCTTATCTTTTTTGCTGCCGGGTTTATTTCATCTTTATTATATGAATGGGCAGACATTGATATTTTCGTCAATATGATCCGAAAGTTGTCACAGGTAAACAGAATTACTGATATCCTGATCACCTCTGTAGTATATTTTATATTTACTTTTTTTATAGAATATCTTACCAAAGGAAGAACCGTCGGGAAGTATATTACGGGAACTAAAGTTATCCGCATCGATGGTACCGAGCCTACAATGAAGGATTATTTTATCCGGAATATTTCAAGAATTGTTCCTTTTGATGCCCTTTCTTTTTTAGGTGAAAACGGATGGCATGACAGTTGGAGCGAAACAAGGGTGGTAAACCTTAAAAAATATATCGCTGAAACTCAAGCCAAAAGCGAAATAGACAACATTGGAGCAAAAGAAATTGCTTAA
- a CDS encoding thioredoxin family protein, whose amino-acid sequence MKNYWDKGISFEEYLQIAKERLENPANEQEAEYQQYYELGLQRMDRTVKKYVPDEDQLKELAAKNFDGKILIISEAWCGDASATVPALFRFFEGHNEVRVFLRDSDKSLINQFLTNGTESIPKVLILDKEFNVKNSWGPRPKYGYELLMKYKADPEAYPKESFYNDLQIYYAKNRGKDAVQEILDLL is encoded by the coding sequence ATGAAAAATTACTGGGATAAAGGAATTTCTTTCGAAGAATACCTTCAGATTGCAAAAGAAAGATTAGAAAATCCAGCCAACGAACAGGAGGCTGAATATCAACAATATTATGAGCTTGGGCTTCAGAGAATGGACAGAACGGTGAAAAAATACGTTCCGGATGAAGACCAGCTGAAAGAACTGGCAGCTAAAAATTTCGATGGAAAAATCTTAATTATTTCCGAAGCATGGTGCGGTGATGCCAGCGCCACTGTTCCGGCATTGTTCAGATTCTTTGAAGGCCATAACGAGGTAAGAGTTTTTCTGAGAGACAGTGATAAAAGCCTGATCAATCAGTTTCTGACCAACGGTACGGAATCTATCCCTAAGGTTCTGATCCTGGATAAAGAATTTAACGTGAAAAATTCATGGGGGCCCCGTCCGAAATACGGATATGAGCTTTTAATGAAATATAAAGCAGATCCTGAAGCTTATCCCAAAGAAAGCTTTTATAATGATCTGCAGATATATTACGCCAAGAACAGAGGAAAAGATGCTGTTCAGGAAATTTTAGATCTGCTGTAA
- a CDS encoding YMGG-like glycine zipper-containing protein yields MKKIVLAGFLSVFLMTACKKDDAIAEKSLEAQKLEFQARQLEIEKQKLAIEKEKLVYEAQKKADSISETKKAKAAAASNSKPHVIRETRTVYRDRNSGSGSGSSNGGYADNGGASQGTTQKKGMSKAAKGTIIGAVGGAAAGAIIAKKNRGLGAVIGGVVGGATGYTIGRSQDRKDGRVQPRR; encoded by the coding sequence ATGAAAAAGATAGTATTAGCAGGATTTTTATCCGTTTTTTTAATGACGGCCTGCAAGAAAGATGATGCAATAGCAGAAAAGTCGCTGGAAGCACAAAAGCTTGAATTCCAGGCAAGACAACTTGAAATAGAAAAACAGAAGCTGGCTATTGAGAAAGAAAAACTGGTATATGAAGCCCAGAAAAAGGCAGACAGTATCTCAGAAACCAAAAAAGCAAAAGCTGCAGCAGCGAGTAATTCAAAACCACACGTGATAAGAGAAACGAGAACGGTATACAGAGACAGAAACTCAGGTTCCGGCTCAGGAAGCAGTAATGGAGGATATGCTGACAATGGAGGTGCTTCGCAGGGAACCACTCAGAAAAAAGGAATGAGTAAGGCTGCTAAAGGAACGATCATTGGAGCTGTAGGGGGCGCTGCTGCCGGAGCAATCATTGCTAAGAAAAACAGAGGACTTGGTGCTGTAATCGGAGGTGTTGTAGGAGGTGCAACAGGATATACCATTGGTAGATCTCAGGACAGAAAAGACGGACGAGTACAACCCCGCAGATAA
- the pyrF gene encoding orotidine-5'-phosphate decarboxylase: MESKKEFFLECYKLGIIKFGRFTLKSGIESPFYVDLRPLASDPKILKNLANYLLEMLPLDNFDLICGVPYAALPMATAMSLESYIPLIIKRKEAKSYGTKKLIEGIYQKGQNCLLVEDVITSGKSLVETIAEVEQEDLKVSDIVVVLDREQGGKQLLESKGYRVHTLFNISEVCGILQETGELSDEEVARIQDFLQGNHIQFAEEIRPSYEQKLQNAQHSVSKKLLETALMKKSNLIASADVTTTQELLAFAEKVGPHIIALKTHIDIISDFDYEKTITPLKEIAAKHQFLLMEDRKFADIGNTQELQFTSGVFRITDWADFVTSQVIGGFESLDCFNNVGVVAIVGMSSKGALTTASYREEALKVAQSHPNVIGGVSQNKLPEELLLFTPGVNLADSGDGKGQQYNTPEHVFKTLHTDFIIVGRGIYKSEDAEAAAITYKTEGWNAYINSLEKKAIQS, translated from the coding sequence ATGGAAAGTAAAAAAGAATTCTTCTTAGAGTGCTACAAGCTAGGCATCATCAAATTCGGAAGGTTTACCCTTAAAAGTGGTATCGAAAGCCCTTTTTATGTAGACCTGAGACCTTTGGCTTCAGATCCTAAAATCTTAAAAAATCTTGCAAATTATTTATTGGAAATGCTTCCGTTGGATAATTTTGATTTAATCTGTGGAGTTCCTTATGCAGCACTTCCTATGGCTACCGCAATGTCTCTGGAAAGCTACATTCCATTAATTATTAAAAGAAAAGAAGCAAAAAGCTACGGTACGAAAAAACTGATCGAAGGGATCTACCAGAAAGGCCAAAACTGTCTTTTGGTAGAAGATGTGATCACTTCCGGAAAATCTTTGGTAGAAACCATTGCTGAAGTGGAACAGGAAGACCTTAAAGTTTCTGATATCGTTGTGGTGCTGGACAGAGAGCAAGGCGGAAAACAGCTTCTGGAAAGTAAAGGCTACAGAGTACATACTCTTTTCAACATTTCAGAAGTATGCGGAATCCTTCAGGAAACCGGAGAATTATCTGATGAGGAGGTGGCAAGAATTCAGGATTTCCTTCAGGGGAACCATATCCAGTTTGCAGAAGAAATCAGACCTTCTTACGAACAGAAACTTCAGAATGCCCAACATTCGGTTTCTAAAAAATTACTGGAAACTGCATTGATGAAAAAGTCTAACCTGATTGCATCTGCAGATGTTACAACTACTCAGGAATTACTGGCTTTCGCCGAAAAAGTAGGCCCACATATCATCGCTTTAAAAACACATATCGATATTATTTCTGATTTTGATTACGAAAAAACAATCACTCCATTAAAAGAAATTGCGGCAAAACACCAATTCTTATTGATGGAAGACAGAAAATTTGCTGATATTGGCAATACGCAGGAACTTCAGTTTACCAGCGGAGTTTTCAGAATCACAGACTGGGCAGATTTTGTAACGTCTCAGGTGATCGGTGGTTTTGAATCGTTGGACTGTTTCAACAATGTGGGGGTTGTAGCCATTGTGGGAATGTCTTCCAAGGGAGCACTTACAACTGCCAGCTACCGTGAAGAAGCATTAAAAGTAGCACAATCTCATCCTAATGTTATCGGAGGAGTGTCACAGAATAAGCTTCCTGAAGAACTTTTACTATTCACCCCGGGAGTTAATCTTGCAGATTCAGGTGATGGTAAAGGACAGCAATACAATACACCTGAACATGTTTTCAAGACCCTGCATACCGATTTCATCATCGTAGGAAGAGGAATCTATAAATCAGAAGATGCTGAAGCCGCTGCCATCACTTACAAAACAGAGGGCTGGAATGCGTATATTAATTCTTTGGAAAAAAAAGCAATTCAGAGTTAA
- the aroC gene encoding chorismate synthase produces MFNTLGNLLSLTTFGESHGVAYGGIINNFPAGLTVDLDKVQYELNRRKPGQSAIVTQRKESDTVKFLSGIFNGKTTGTPIGFIIENENQKSKDYDHIAGAYRPSHADFTYDQKFGFRDHRGGGKSSARETMNWVVAGAFAKQLLPDIEINAYVSSVGDIFCEKPYQALDFSKTESNDVRCPDAETAEKMISRIKEIKKEGNTIGGTITCVIKNVPVGIGEPIFSKLQAELAKAMLNINACKGFEYGSGFCGAKMTGKEHNDAFNTDFTTKSNLSGGIQGGISNGMDIYFRVAFKPVATILRPQDSIDKDGNPVVVEGKGRHDPCVVPRAVPVVEALAAFVLADLFLINKTRNINNF; encoded by the coding sequence ATGTTCAACACATTAGGTAATCTTCTTAGTCTTACAACATTTGGAGAAAGTCACGGAGTGGCTTACGGCGGTATCATCAACAATTTTCCGGCAGGTTTAACGGTAGATCTCGATAAGGTTCAATATGAACTGAACCGAAGAAAACCGGGACAGTCTGCGATTGTTACTCAAAGAAAGGAAAGCGACACAGTAAAGTTTCTTTCCGGGATTTTTAACGGAAAAACTACAGGCACCCCTATCGGTTTTATCATTGAAAATGAAAATCAGAAATCAAAGGATTATGACCACATTGCAGGAGCATATCGTCCGAGTCATGCTGATTTTACTTATGATCAGAAATTTGGTTTCAGGGATCACCGTGGCGGAGGGAAATCTTCTGCAAGGGAAACCATGAACTGGGTGGTTGCCGGAGCTTTTGCCAAGCAACTTTTACCGGATATTGAGATCAATGCTTATGTTTCTTCCGTAGGTGATATTTTCTGTGAAAAACCTTATCAGGCTTTGGATTTTTCTAAAACTGAATCGAATGATGTACGTTGTCCGGATGCTGAGACGGCTGAAAAAATGATCTCCAGAATCAAAGAGATCAAAAAAGAAGGCAATACCATTGGCGGAACCATTACCTGCGTGATCAAAAATGTTCCTGTAGGAATCGGGGAACCTATATTTTCAAAGCTTCAGGCAGAATTAGCCAAAGCCATGCTGAATATCAATGCCTGCAAAGGCTTTGAATACGGAAGCGGTTTCTGCGGTGCCAAAATGACAGGAAAAGAGCACAATGATGCTTTCAATACCGATTTTACTACAAAATCGAATCTTTCAGGAGGAATCCAGGGTGGGATTTCCAACGGAATGGATATTTATTTCCGTGTAGCCTTCAAACCTGTAGCAACGATTCTGAGACCTCAGGACAGTATTGACAAAGATGGGAACCCTGTTGTGGTAGAAGGAAAAGGACGTCATGATCCTTGCGTGGTTCCAAGAGCTGTACCTGTTGTGGAAGCACTTGCTGCATTTGTATTGGCAGACCTGTTCCTGATCAACAAAACAAGAAACATCAATAATTTTTAA
- a CDS encoding TlpA family protein disulfide reductase, with translation MKKSIIFLVLIIVIGVIAFVPGIRNFMKDTFFPVATIEKAVHVSEEDYDIELKGINAPSTNLKNFKNKAVFLNFWGTWCPPCRKEWPSIQKLYDSRKEHVDFVLIAMNDKEEDVRKFLKENNYTVPVYIAQSPISEKILPKVFPTTFLLDKNGRILIKEDASKDWDSETVHQFIDNIIK, from the coding sequence ATGAAAAAAAGCATTATTTTTCTTGTACTGATCATCGTTATCGGTGTCATTGCTTTCGTTCCGGGAATAAGAAATTTCATGAAGGATACGTTCTTCCCGGTTGCTACCATTGAGAAAGCAGTTCACGTAAGTGAAGAAGATTATGATATTGAACTTAAAGGGATCAATGCTCCGAGTACCAATCTGAAGAATTTCAAGAATAAAGCGGTCTTCCTTAACTTCTGGGGAACTTGGTGCCCACCCTGCCGAAAAGAATGGCCGTCTATTCAGAAACTTTATGACTCGAGAAAAGAACATGTAGATTTTGTACTGATCGCCATGAATGATAAAGAAGAAGACGTAAGAAAATTTCTGAAGGAAAATAATTATACGGTTCCTGTTTATATTGCACAGAGCCCTATTTCCGAGAAAATTCTGCCTAAGGTTTTTCCCACTACTTTTCTTCTGGACAAAAACGGAAGAATCCTGATCAAGGAAGATGCATCAAAGGATTGGGATTCAGAGACTGTGCACCAGTTTATTGACAATATTATCAAATAG
- a CDS encoding glutathione synthase, with product MAQKTFSKEDFVQNNEKEYQLGFKVSEIGKGSNLIVERLNEKGEYEIVQSPLRKLNDQIFIIWDSPFNGRILFDV from the coding sequence ATGGCACAAAAAACTTTTAGCAAAGAAGATTTCGTTCAAAACAATGAAAAAGAATATCAGCTGGGTTTTAAAGTAAGTGAAATAGGTAAAGGCTCCAATCTTATTGTAGAAAGATTAAATGAAAAAGGGGAATATGAGATCGTTCAGTCACCTTTAAGAAAACTCAATGATCAGATATTTATCATTTGGGATTCTCCATTCAATGGCAGAATATTGTTTGATGTATAA